In Aestuariibaculum lutulentum, one DNA window encodes the following:
- a CDS encoding inorganic diphosphatase → MSNEQVTFDVLIEIPKGSRNKYEYDFTLHKIRFDRMLFSSMMYPGDYGFIPETLALDQDPLDILVLGHQPTFPMIVMEVRPIGVFYMTDEKGPDEKVICVPVSDPIWSKKMDISDINPHRLKEIEHFFQVYKDLEKKKVDTGGWGNADDAVRIYQECVKRYEESDHKKKRTFTI, encoded by the coding sequence ATGAGCAACGAACAAGTAACATTTGATGTTTTAATAGAAATCCCAAAGGGTAGTAGAAATAAATACGAGTACGATTTTACATTACACAAAATCCGTTTTGATCGCATGTTGTTTTCATCGATGATGTATCCGGGTGATTACGGTTTTATTCCTGAAACCTTAGCACTAGATCAAGACCCTTTAGATATTTTAGTTTTAGGGCATCAGCCAACTTTCCCAATGATAGTTATGGAGGTAAGACCAATTGGTGTTTTCTATATGACTGATGAGAAAGGTCCGGATGAAAAAGTTATTTGTGTTCCTGTATCAGATCCAATCTGGAGTAAAAAGATGGATATTAGCGATATTAACCCACACCGTTTAAAAGAAATCGAGCATTTCTTCCAGGTATATAAAGACTTAGAGAAGAAAAAAGTAGATACAGGTGGATGGGGTAATGCAGACGATGCGGTTAGAATTTACCAGGAGTGTGTGAAGCGTTATGAAGAAAGCGACCACAAGAAAAAAAGAACCTTTACAATCTAA